Proteins encoded in a region of the Solanum dulcamara chromosome 9, daSolDulc1.2, whole genome shotgun sequence genome:
- the LOC129902958 gene encoding uncharacterized protein LOC129902958 isoform X1, translating to MIYKFRGLAKPGPVIETFCSDELVSRHVKLDGVVTLVDCKHSLQHLNKVKPRFVSNEAVEQVAYADRIILNKIDLVTESELEVLTKRIKHQVSEIQAAKLQLHLVRTKSM from the exons ATGATCTATAAGTTTAGAG GTCTTGCGAAGCCTGGTCCAGTTATTGAAACATTTTGTTCTGATGAATTGGTTTCAAGACATGTCAAACTTGATGGAGTCGTTACATTGGTTGATTGCAAGCACTCCTTGCAACATTTAAATAAGGTAAAACCCAGATTTGTGTCGAATGAGGCTGTCGAACAAGTGGCTTATGCAGATCGTATTATCTTGAACAAG ATAGACTTGGTAACTGAATCTGAGCTCGAAGTGTTAACAAAGAGAATCAAG CATCAGGTTTCCGAAATACAAGCAGCCAAATTGCAGCTTCATTTAGTTCGGACGAAAAGTATGTGA
- the LOC129902958 gene encoding uncharacterized protein LOC129902958 isoform X2: MIYKFRGLAKPGPVIETFCSDELVSRHVKLDGVVTLVDCKHSLQHLNKVKPRFVSNEAVEQVAYADRIILNKIDLVTESELEVLTKRIKVSEIQAAKLQLHLVRTKSM, encoded by the exons ATGATCTATAAGTTTAGAG GTCTTGCGAAGCCTGGTCCAGTTATTGAAACATTTTGTTCTGATGAATTGGTTTCAAGACATGTCAAACTTGATGGAGTCGTTACATTGGTTGATTGCAAGCACTCCTTGCAACATTTAAATAAGGTAAAACCCAGATTTGTGTCGAATGAGGCTGTCGAACAAGTGGCTTATGCAGATCGTATTATCTTGAACAAG ATAGACTTGGTAACTGAATCTGAGCTCGAAGTGTTAACAAAGAGAATCAAG GTTTCCGAAATACAAGCAGCCAAATTGCAGCTTCATTTAGTTCGGACGAAAAGTATGTGA